The following are encoded in a window of Impatiens glandulifera chromosome 5, dImpGla2.1, whole genome shotgun sequence genomic DNA:
- the LOC124940568 gene encoding protein SOB FIVE-LIKE 5-like — protein sequence MSSSEHNSSESGWTMYLNQSSISSYQYPQRSRTTRQEEEEEEEEENVDLSMISDASSGPPHLNEDEQDHEYRTKPEKESKKGKKMKMKKKQNQSIDDTASSPPSHDLSQKQKFSKGSDEHGMGSNARKSKGKSTSVGQSYSRSSVK from the exons ATGTCAAGCTCCGAACACAACAGTAGTGAATCGGGCTGGACAATGTACTTAAACCAATCCTCAATTTCTTCTTATCAATACCCGCAAAGAAGTAGAACAACCcgccaagaagaagaagaagaagaagaagaagaaaatgttgATTTGTCGATGATTTCCGACGCTTCTTCAGGCCCTCCACATCTCAATGAAGATGAACAAGATCATGAATACCGCACAAAACCTGAGAAAGAGTCCAAGAAagggaagaagatgaagatgaagaagaaacaaaatCAATCTATTGATGACACAGCTAGCTCCCCTCCAAGCCACGATCTTTCTCAG AAACAGAAATTTAGTAAAGGTTCAGATGAACATGGGATGGGATCAAATGCAAGGAAGTCTAAG gGAAAATCAACATCTGTGGGACAAAGTTACTCTAGGTCCTCTGTGAAATGA